The following coding sequences are from one Bifidobacterium sp. window:
- the rbfA gene encoding 30S ribosome-binding factor RbfA — MAGTNPRAVRIAALIQRVIASSVESHLHDSRLNGITITEVRVTNDLQIANVYWTILGHEGHQEGERKRAQQALHQAKGRLRTLVGSKAGLRLTPQLRFIYDEVPGEATEIEDILTVTRRRDAELAQLRENATFAGEADPYKHDDDEADTAEADAVEADTTAVVDDDTTTVAEPTPSAAQTASEVEEAETTPDINHDGE; from the coding sequence ATGGCAGGAACAAACCCCCGCGCAGTGCGCATTGCTGCGCTGATACAACGTGTAATCGCATCATCCGTGGAAAGTCATTTACATGATTCGCGGTTGAATGGCATCACCATAACCGAAGTGCGTGTAACCAACGACTTGCAAATCGCCAATGTGTATTGGACGATACTTGGTCACGAAGGTCATCAGGAAGGTGAGCGTAAACGCGCTCAACAGGCGTTACATCAGGCGAAAGGGCGGTTACGCACCCTTGTCGGATCGAAAGCTGGACTGAGGCTGACCCCACAGCTGCGCTTCATCTATGACGAGGTGCCTGGTGAAGCAACTGAAATCGAAGATATCCTCACTGTTACCCGTCGTAGAGACGCTGAATTGGCACAGCTGCGAGAGAACGCGACATTTGCTGGTGAAGCAGACCCGTATAAGCACGACGATGACGAAGCCGACACAGCAGAAGCCGATGCAGTCGAAGCCGATACAACAGCCGTCGTTGACGATGACACTACAACAGTGGCAGAACCTACTCCATCAGCAGCACAAACTGCGTCTGAGGTTGAAGAGGCAGAAACGACTCCAGATATTAATCACGATGGAGAGTAG
- the truB gene encoding tRNA pseudouridine(55) synthase TruB: protein MESSGEPVGFQKEQSLKSGIFIADKPQGVTSHDVVAAFRGALHMKRVGHAGTLDPMATGVLIIGFGHATRLLNYISGHDKSYCATIRLGIATQTDDAEGEYIESDELYTGTVSPDLSLEYLNGLVQQHFVGDILQVPSSFSAVKVHGVKAYDLARAGKDVELKAREVTISSYMLSNLRTAEITLQDGSMRQVIDVDAEVSCSSGTYIRALARDLGTLLGIGGHLTRLRRNRIGAFDTADPQIAGRMKQLTSVERTFTNRSGESITKNRAVLQDPQHLWDGAFDEVSAAQLAMPCVEITAEQAQDCRFGRVIGIAIHATTAAIETLQDGQQRLCAILEPVSIKESHPIAVFPLAD, encoded by the coding sequence ATGGAGAGTAGCGGAGAGCCGGTCGGATTTCAGAAAGAGCAATCCCTGAAGTCCGGCATATTTATAGCAGACAAACCACAAGGTGTAACCAGTCACGATGTGGTTGCAGCATTCCGTGGTGCGCTGCATATGAAACGTGTCGGTCATGCCGGTACGTTGGACCCAATGGCTACCGGAGTGTTGATTATAGGCTTCGGCCACGCGACACGGTTATTGAACTACATCAGTGGTCATGATAAAAGTTACTGTGCAACGATTCGTTTGGGAATTGCGACCCAAACCGACGATGCTGAAGGTGAGTATATTGAAAGTGACGAGCTCTATACAGGCACAGTAAGCCCAGATTTGTCGCTTGAATATCTTAACGGACTCGTGCAGCAGCATTTTGTGGGAGACATCCTTCAAGTGCCGAGTTCTTTTTCAGCGGTAAAAGTTCATGGTGTAAAAGCTTATGATCTTGCACGAGCAGGCAAAGATGTTGAGTTGAAGGCGCGGGAAGTTACTATCAGCTCATACATGTTGAGCAATCTGAGAACAGCAGAAATAACGCTTCAAGACGGCAGCATGCGGCAAGTTATTGATGTTGACGCTGAAGTGAGTTGCTCAAGTGGAACATATATACGTGCTTTGGCTAGAGATCTGGGTACTCTACTCGGCATTGGAGGCCACCTGACCAGACTCCGACGCAACAGAATTGGCGCTTTTGACACTGCGGATCCACAAATTGCAGGACGTATGAAGCAATTAACCAGCGTTGAGCGCACATTCACCAATCGAAGTGGTGAAAGCATTACCAAAAATCGCGCAGTGCTCCAAGATCCTCAACATCTTTGGGATGGAGCTTTCGACGAGGTGTCTGCTGCTCAGTTAGCAATGCCATGTGTGGAAATCACGGCAGAGCAAGCACAAGATTGCCGTTTTGGCAGAGTCATCGGGATTGCGATACACGCTACAACGGCAGCAATCGAGACACTCCAAGATGGTCAGCAACGGCTGTGCGCAATTCTTGAACCAGTTTCAATTAAAGAATCTCATCCGATAGCTGTGTTTCCTCTTGCAGACTAG
- the ribF gene encoding bifunctional riboflavin kinase/FMN adenylyltransferase: MKISRLVPDESGIVAWPTLSVSKKSVVTVGVFDGIHLGHQALLQRVKSLATQHDAFSVVIMFDPRPGVIHQYAAANHGVEPSRGEKLEDPLELMGVDERVRYMRQIGIDQVFIINYSMAFSAKSYRFFLGQLVGKLGMRTLVLGADAAMGAGRAGDVKAINLLAQATGVFELDMMDDLGPGYTRVPEHIVPQSPEHEGEPTDPTETMTKAELRAWSKAHNARKVRVWSSTNVRYLLSRARIADANAVLGHAHSIDGLVVHGEQRGRTLGFPTANMDVAIEGYVPADGVYAGWLVDLGEYTSDDAGTDQTTVSASPSLDARVAQGSPWRWPAAISIGTKETYIEQTGLNQRVVESYALNDDWLDLYGHRVRVEFTAFLRPQEKFNSSEELTAQLHRDVERTTALTQH, from the coding sequence ATGAAAATCAGCAGACTCGTTCCTGATGAAAGCGGCATAGTTGCATGGCCTACGCTTAGTGTCTCCAAGAAATCGGTTGTTACAGTAGGCGTTTTTGATGGTATTCATTTAGGGCATCAGGCCTTGCTGCAAAGGGTCAAGTCATTGGCGACGCAACATGATGCCTTCTCAGTAGTGATTATGTTTGATCCTCGTCCTGGTGTTATTCACCAATATGCTGCTGCGAACCATGGAGTCGAGCCAAGTAGGGGAGAAAAGCTTGAGGATCCTCTCGAGCTGATGGGAGTCGACGAGCGTGTGAGATACATGCGCCAGATTGGCATTGATCAAGTTTTCATCATTAACTACAGCATGGCCTTTTCTGCTAAATCGTACCGATTCTTCCTCGGTCAATTGGTCGGAAAACTTGGCATGCGCACCTTAGTGCTTGGCGCAGATGCCGCCATGGGAGCAGGGCGCGCTGGTGATGTTAAAGCTATCAATCTGCTCGCACAGGCTACGGGTGTTTTTGAACTTGACATGATGGATGATCTAGGCCCGGGATATACCAGAGTTCCAGAGCATATTGTTCCGCAATCACCAGAACACGAGGGTGAGCCTACAGACCCGACTGAGACCATGACTAAGGCAGAGTTGCGGGCTTGGAGCAAAGCTCATAATGCTCGAAAAGTGAGAGTGTGGAGCTCAACTAATGTGCGATACCTATTATCACGAGCGCGGATAGCCGATGCGAATGCAGTTCTTGGACACGCACACAGCATAGATGGATTAGTTGTTCATGGTGAGCAACGCGGCAGAACACTAGGCTTCCCGACGGCAAATATGGATGTCGCAATAGAGGGTTACGTTCCAGCTGATGGGGTATACGCCGGATGGTTAGTTGATCTTGGTGAATATACATCGGATGACGCAGGAACAGATCAGACAACTGTTTCGGCATCTCCGAGTTTAGATGCACGAGTTGCGCAAGGATCACCTTGGCGTTGGCCGGCAGCTATTTCGATCGGTACTAAAGAAACGTACATCGAGCAAACAGGATTGAATCAACGTGTGGTTGAGTCATACGCGCTCAACGACGATTGGTTGGATTTATATGGGCATCGGGTGCGCGTTGAATTCACGGCCTTTTTGCGTCCTCAAGAAAAATTCAATTCTTCAGAAGAATTAACTGCGCAATTGCACCGTGACGTGGAGCGAACTACTGCGCTCACTCAGCACTAG
- the radA gene encoding DNA repair protein RadA, which produces MAKSSTQYVCTECGWNGAKWFGRCPQCGEWGTIEEFHEARPNAYNSASGSGRTKTQAAVGNVSAATPITQVDSEHITRIRTGFEEFDRVLGGGIIPGSVVLVAGEPGIGKSTLLLESAGSISKEHQGNVLYISGEESQSQIRMRASRVNAVSDELLLASTTDLATVLALIEQEHPRLVIVDSAQTISSQDIDGIPGGSTQVREVASALIDMAKTHDIPILLVGHVTKDGSIAGPRTLEHLVDVVCQFEGDPQTALRMLRAVKNRFGPTDEVGCFDMSGEGIEEVTDPAGLFLSSDDLPVEGTCVTFTLDGHRSLPIEIQALVTNSVLPTPRRAVNGIDSNRLAMLVAVLYRHGHIPVLANDLYVSTIAGGVAKEPACDLAIAAALASAAVNTTIPRDTCAIGEISLTGQVRPAPRLEHRLREAARLGFTKAVIPKPRRTASQHGNAAIHIPHMELIEVDSLRQALQALDIRQ; this is translated from the coding sequence ATGGCAAAAAGCAGCACACAATATGTTTGCACCGAATGTGGTTGGAACGGTGCCAAATGGTTCGGACGCTGCCCTCAATGTGGAGAATGGGGCACCATTGAGGAATTCCATGAGGCTCGTCCCAATGCGTATAACTCAGCATCGGGAAGCGGTCGCACCAAGACTCAAGCAGCTGTAGGAAATGTGAGCGCAGCGACACCAATTACTCAGGTCGACTCCGAACATATCACTCGTATTCGCACGGGATTCGAAGAGTTCGATCGCGTGCTTGGCGGAGGTATTATTCCAGGCTCCGTGGTGCTGGTCGCGGGTGAACCTGGTATTGGCAAATCAACGTTACTATTGGAAAGCGCTGGGTCCATATCTAAAGAGCACCAGGGCAATGTGCTCTACATCTCAGGCGAAGAATCACAGTCACAAATACGTATGCGTGCATCGCGAGTGAATGCCGTTAGCGATGAGTTACTTCTGGCTTCGACGACTGATCTGGCAACGGTTCTTGCTTTGATTGAGCAGGAACATCCGCGCCTAGTCATTGTGGATTCTGCGCAAACCATATCATCGCAAGATATTGATGGCATACCTGGCGGATCCACGCAAGTTCGTGAAGTTGCTTCTGCTCTTATTGATATGGCTAAAACGCATGATATTCCTATCCTCCTCGTCGGCCACGTCACAAAGGACGGTTCCATTGCCGGTCCGCGCACACTAGAACATCTCGTTGATGTGGTGTGCCAATTCGAAGGAGACCCCCAAACCGCGTTGAGGATGCTCAGAGCAGTTAAGAACCGATTCGGGCCAACTGATGAGGTTGGATGTTTCGACATGAGCGGCGAAGGTATCGAAGAAGTCACCGATCCTGCAGGCTTGTTCCTCTCTTCTGATGACCTGCCTGTGGAAGGCACATGCGTAACCTTCACGCTTGACGGGCATCGCAGTCTACCCATTGAAATCCAAGCATTAGTGACCAATTCCGTGTTACCAACACCTCGTCGTGCAGTTAACGGTATTGATTCCAACCGACTGGCAATGTTGGTTGCGGTGTTATACCGACACGGTCACATTCCTGTACTCGCTAATGACCTCTATGTTTCTACCATTGCGGGCGGGGTTGCCAAGGAACCCGCATGCGATCTTGCTATTGCAGCTGCCCTCGCTAGCGCAGCGGTAAACACTACGATTCCTCGCGACACCTGTGCTATTGGAGAAATTTCGCTAACCGGTCAGGTACGACCTGCGCCACGACTCGAACATCGTCTGCGGGAAGCTGCACGACTGGGATTCACCAAAGCTGTGATTCCAAAACCGAGACGAACTGCGTCACAGCATGGGAACGCTGCTATTCATATACCTCACATGGAACTCATCGAGGTTGATTCACTTCGCCAAGCTTTGCAAGCACTCGACATTCGACAATAG
- a CDS encoding 30S ribosomal protein bS22: MGSVIKKRRKRMSKKKHRKMLRKTRHQRK; this comes from the coding sequence ATGGGTTCGGTCATCAAGAAGCGCCGCAAGCGTATGAGTAAGAAGAAGCATCGTAAAATGCTGCGTAAGACTCGTCACCAGCGCAAGTAG
- the rpiA gene encoding ribose-5-phosphate isomerase RpiA: MDKAQQDALKKAAGIEAAKLIEPGMIAGLGTGSTVRFFVDELGRRVKEEGLEFTGVTTSVRTKEQAESYGIKIVDIDEVDHIDVTVDGADEVDKDFNGIKGGGAALLWEKIVATNSSKIVWIVDESKVVDTIGAFPLPVEVIPFGAGHVVNLFESKGYKPVLRLDAEGQPVRTDEKNFVVDLHLERIDHPEELAQDLITTVGVVEHGLFLNMVNTVIVGDPNGPRVLTNSNK; encoded by the coding sequence ATGGACAAAGCACAACAAGACGCTTTGAAAAAGGCAGCAGGCATTGAAGCCGCGAAGCTGATTGAGCCTGGAATGATTGCCGGTCTAGGCACAGGATCAACTGTGCGCTTTTTCGTTGATGAACTAGGCCGCAGAGTCAAAGAAGAGGGCTTGGAATTCACTGGTGTGACCACTTCGGTGCGAACCAAAGAACAAGCCGAAAGCTACGGTATCAAGATTGTTGATATTGATGAAGTCGACCATATTGATGTCACCGTAGATGGTGCAGACGAAGTCGATAAAGACTTTAACGGCATCAAAGGTGGCGGCGCAGCGCTGTTGTGGGAGAAAATCGTTGCCACTAATTCATCCAAAATCGTATGGATTGTTGATGAGTCCAAAGTTGTAGATACCATCGGTGCATTCCCTCTACCAGTAGAGGTTATCCCCTTCGGAGCAGGGCATGTAGTTAATCTCTTCGAATCGAAGGGATATAAACCAGTCCTACGCCTTGATGCTGAAGGTCAGCCAGTGCGTACTGATGAGAAGAATTTCGTGGTTGATCTACATTTGGAGCGAATCGATCATCCCGAAGAACTTGCTCAGGATCTCATCACCACTGTAGGTGTGGTTGAGCATGGACTCTTCTTGAATATGGTAAATACCGTCATCGTCGGTGACCCCAATGGCCCTCGCGTGCTGACTAACTCTAATAAGTGA
- a CDS encoding ribonuclease H family protein: protein MGWGWVDHQGGRHDAGGASNGTNQIGELCAVLQALRAHRGSQDLIIESDSQYAINCSTKWVHGWKKNGWKNAKKQSVKNAPLIKAIDAELSARPASVKFKWVKGHAGNEFNEKVDDLAHGYATHIGEGRKEGYLPLEGWQSLLESPYAEGTDIPEDVKLALAGKKTLPSYELDEQYSDSSSSSASDSASDSDSDSSLSDSSSTQTSSAPALQESSSSHETLDSQTPEVSQGKQQTTPTPHAETSLKDPSEPSSTRRKPQLQASGTIRLSPPPSSSKRYSGVPLRVCGTLHIDAAIDAEGYVDVNGSIFTMDWFSAGEQQNA from the coding sequence TAGTAACGGCACCAATCAGATTGGTGAACTTTGCGCCGTGTTACAGGCCCTTCGTGCACACCGTGGCTCTCAGGATCTCATTATCGAGAGCGATTCACAATATGCTATTAATTGCTCTACTAAATGGGTGCATGGATGGAAAAAGAACGGCTGGAAAAACGCCAAGAAGCAGAGTGTGAAGAATGCGCCACTGATTAAAGCTATTGACGCTGAACTTTCTGCCCGTCCTGCTTCGGTGAAATTCAAGTGGGTTAAAGGCCATGCTGGCAATGAGTTCAACGAGAAGGTTGATGATCTGGCGCATGGTTATGCCACTCATATCGGCGAGGGGCGTAAAGAAGGCTATCTGCCTCTTGAAGGTTGGCAGTCTTTGTTGGAATCCCCTTACGCCGAGGGCACTGATATCCCTGAAGATGTGAAGCTTGCTCTTGCAGGCAAGAAGACACTTCCCTCATATGAATTGGATGAGCAATATTCAGATTCGAGCTCAAGCTCAGCTTCAGACTCAGCTTCAGACTCAGACTCCGACTCTTCGTTGAGTGATTCATCGAGTACTCAGACCAGCTCAGCACCAGCACTCCAAGAGTCATCGTCATCGCATGAAACACTTGATTCGCAGACGCCCGAAGTATCACAAGGTAAGCAGCAAACGACACCAACGCCTCATGCGGAAACCTCGTTAAAAGATCCATCCGAGCCATCGAGCACTCGCCGTAAACCTCAGTTACAGGCATCGGGAACAATTCGTCTTTCTCCTCCCCCGTCCTCCAGCAAACGTTATAGCGGCGTGCCACTACGCGTGTGTGGAACTTTACACATTGATGCTGCCATAGATGCTGAGGGATACGTCGATGTGAACGGCTCTATTTTTACGATGGACTGGTTCAGCGCTGGCGAACAGCAAAACGCCTGA